In Nomascus leucogenys isolate Asia chromosome 11, Asia_NLE_v1, whole genome shotgun sequence, the following proteins share a genomic window:
- the TOMM7 gene encoding mitochondrial import receptor subunit TOM7 homolog, with product MVKLSKEAKQRLQQLFKGGQFAIRWGFIPLVIYLGFKRGADPGMPEPTVLSLLWG from the exons ATGGTGAAGCTGAGCAAAGAGGCCAAGCAGAGACTACAGCAGCTCTTCAAGGGGGGCCAGTTTGCCATTCGCTGGGGCTTTATCCCTCTTGTGATTTACCTGG GATTTAAGAGGGGTGCAGATCCTGGAATGCCTGAACCAACTGTTTTGAG CCTACTTTGGGGATAA